Proteins from a genomic interval of Clostridia bacterium:
- a CDS encoding ABC transporter substrate-binding protein: protein MTRRSLIVFFIVFAAISVFAVIKLYISNPGIDSYFRDKPLKTHVPSTNSHTKKTIVYSYGGTDHGGSVKEIVRLFQKENPDVEVKLQQLPSSTDYQRNAYKLALSSGDDSFDVFNADLVWTAEFASANWILPLDSFFISGDRRMFLPNTIESCTYNNKIYAVPHRTDASLLYYRSDIIFNPPKTYKDLIDMSKKYMSTPGIKYGYVFQGKSYEGLVCNALEFIWNNGGEIVKDGKVVINSPEAIEGLQIFIDIANSNITSPDVLTFEEEDARLAFQDGTAIFMRNWAFAYKQLNNMYNSEVKGNVGVCNLPLGPKGKKSIMALGGWNYMMNGHTKNQELAWKFIKWASSYEMQIVDSVMGGYIPTRQSAYNNSEVLKINPWISQFKSSIGTAKLRPVSPGYSSISESMQVNFSSALVKKIDAKTAIENIEKDLLRIYNKKSRD, encoded by the coding sequence TTGACAAGAAGGAGCTTAATAGTTTTTTTTATAGTTTTTGCCGCTATTTCAGTTTTTGCAGTAATAAAACTATATATATCAAATCCCGGTATTGATTCGTACTTCAGGGATAAGCCTCTTAAAACGCACGTACCCAGCACAAATTCGCACACAAAAAAGACCATTGTATACTCTTACGGCGGGACAGACCATGGCGGCTCAGTTAAGGAAATTGTCAGGTTGTTTCAGAAAGAAAACCCCGATGTAGAGGTCAAGCTTCAACAGCTTCCAAGCTCTACCGACTATCAGCGCAATGCCTACAAGCTTGCCCTGTCTTCGGGAGATGACAGCTTTGATGTTTTCAACGCTGACCTTGTGTGGACTGCTGAGTTTGCATCTGCTAACTGGATATTACCACTTGATTCGTTTTTCATTAGTGGGGACCGCAGGATGTTTTTGCCGAACACTATAGAGTCATGCACATATAATAATAAAATATATGCTGTACCTCATCGTACCGATGCAAGTCTTTTATATTATAGAAGTGATATTATTTTTAACCCTCCAAAGACTTACAAAGACCTTATAGATATGTCAAAAAAATATATGAGCACCCCAGGAATCAAGTATGGATACGTTTTTCAGGGGAAGTCATATGAAGGCCTTGTGTGTAATGCGTTAGAATTTATCTGGAATAACGGCGGAGAAATAGTCAAAGACGGGAAGGTAGTCATTAACTCTCCTGAAGCTATAGAAGGTCTGCAGATATTTATAGATATTGCAAATTCAAACATTACTTCTCCCGATGTCCTGACTTTCGAAGAAGAAGATGCCCGGCTGGCATTTCAGGATGGTACTGCAATATTTATGAGGAATTGGGCTTTTGCATATAAGCAGCTAAACAATATGTACAATTCAGAGGTAAAAGGAAATGTGGGTGTTTGTAATCTGCCTCTGGGGCCAAAGGGCAAAAAAAGCATAATGGCACTCGGTGGTTGGAACTATATGATGAACGGGCATACAAAAAACCAGGAACTTGCATGGAAGTTTATAAAATGGGCAAGTTCTTACGAGATGCAGATAGTGGATAGTGTCATGGGAGGATATATCCCTACGAGGCAATCTGCCTATAATAATAGTGAAGTTTTAAAAATAAATCCCTGGATTTCACAATTCAAGAGTTCTATCGGAACTGCAAAGCTAAGACCTGTATCACCAGGCTACTCATCTATTTCCGAGTCGATGCAGGTGAATTTCAGCAGTGCTCTGGTAAAGAAGATTGATGCTAAAACAGCTATAGAAAACATAGAAAAAGATCTCTTAAGAATCTATAATAAAAAAAGTAGGGATTAG
- a CDS encoding response regulator transcription factor, with protein sequence MHSIMIVDDEKIIREGLIRFIDWEKYGFNIVADAENGKKAIEIAQKVKPEIILSDIYMPIMDGIEFAKEVRQCLPETVIIFLSGYNEFNYAQRAIELGVFRYLVKPIQESELLAVLGEACEELEHRELEKTQVQKLKMLIKDSLPLLKERFFLNLVRGKLKENEINNKLEYLNINLDADRFSCLIISLDDYISLAEKQNEDEINLIKFAVQNISGEVFSETEGLFFMFEEKPSELGVLACHNSRNQKKYMSNIYPSLQKIKDCVWRYFKTTISIGLGRSYKSLSEVSKSYREAESALEFRTAFGKNNVLFIGDINPADRYSPLSCSFEKLNELVKTIKGGDLELSCKHVDEVLDTLKSDQNFKKDHMQIFAIELLVKLEQIVLEFDGDVVDIYGEKFSPLMLMNYDTLEGVRLKLKELIESTLDFINSKRKAVNRNFIEKAKDFIDRNYALEDLNLGIIADNVYVSPGYLSQLFKQVVGESYIEYLTKVRINHAKRLLKETNLKAYEIAEKVGYTDSQYFSTCFKKVVGVSPTDYRDIISKDISLF encoded by the coding sequence GTGCACAGTATTATGATCGTCGATGATGAGAAGATCATTAGAGAAGGACTTATAAGATTCATAGATTGGGAAAAGTATGGTTTTAATATAGTAGCAGATGCTGAAAACGGTAAAAAAGCTATTGAGATCGCTCAGAAAGTCAAGCCGGAAATTATTCTTTCAGATATTTATATGCCCATAATGGACGGAATAGAGTTTGCCAAGGAAGTCAGGCAGTGTCTCCCCGAAACTGTTATAATTTTTTTAAGCGGATATAATGAATTCAACTATGCTCAAAGAGCTATTGAACTAGGTGTATTCAGGTATCTTGTCAAACCTATTCAGGAAAGCGAGCTGCTGGCGGTTCTCGGTGAAGCATGTGAAGAGCTTGAACACAGGGAGCTTGAGAAGACACAGGTACAAAAGCTTAAGATGCTCATAAAAGACAGCCTGCCGCTTTTAAAAGAAAGGTTTTTTCTCAACCTGGTAAGAGGGAAGCTGAAAGAAAACGAGATAAACAATAAGCTGGAGTATCTGAACATAAATCTTGACGCTGACAGGTTTTCCTGCCTGATAATCAGCCTGGATGATTATATAAGTCTCGCTGAAAAACAAAATGAGGATGAAATAAACTTGATAAAATTTGCTGTGCAGAATATATCCGGCGAGGTTTTTTCAGAAACAGAAGGGCTGTTTTTTATGTTTGAGGAAAAACCAAGTGAGCTTGGAGTTCTGGCTTGTCATAACAGCAGAAACCAAAAGAAATATATGTCCAATATTTATCCGTCTTTGCAAAAAATCAAGGATTGTGTCTGGAGATATTTTAAAACTACTATATCTATCGGTTTAGGCAGGAGTTACAAAAGTTTAAGTGAAGTTAGCAAATCGTACCGGGAAGCTGAAAGCGCTTTAGAGTTCAGAACTGCTTTTGGCAAGAATAATGTGCTGTTTATCGGAGACATCAATCCTGCTGACAGGTATTCGCCACTATCATGCAGCTTTGAAAAATTGAATGAACTGGTTAAAACTATAAAAGGGGGGGATCTTGAATTATCCTGCAAACACGTTGATGAAGTACTTGACACCCTTAAATCTGATCAGAACTTTAAAAAAGATCATATGCAAATATTCGCAATCGAACTTTTGGTAAAGTTAGAGCAGATTGTACTTGAGTTTGATGGCGACGTGGTTGATATATACGGTGAAAAATTTTCTCCCTTAATGCTTATGAATTATGACACACTGGAAGGTGTACGGCTTAAGCTCAAGGAACTGATAGAAAGCACCTTAGACTTTATAAACTCTAAAAGGAAGGCTGTCAACAGGAATTTCATTGAAAAGGCGAAGGATTTTATAGACAGGAACTATGCCCTTGAGGATTTGAATTTAGGTATTATTGCAGATAACGTATATGTAAGTCCGGGGTATCTGAGCCAGTTGTTCAAGCAGGTAGTAGGAGAGTCATACATAGAGTATCTAACAAAAGTCAGGATTAACCATGCTAAAAGACTTTTGAAGGAGACAAATCTAAAAGCTTATGAAATTGCTGAAAAGGTGGGTTATACAGACTCACAGTATTTCAGTACCTGCTTTAAAAAAGTTGTAGGAGTGTCGCCTACAGATTATAGGGATATTATTTCTAAGGATATCAGCTTGTTTTAA
- a CDS encoding sugar ABC transporter permease, with protein MLKKMKPREWLLQIAFTGPAIFFFLIIMLIPFFMGMYYSLTDWNGVSDSKTFVGLSNFGKIIQDESFLASFWFTIRFSVASVLISNVLAFVLALILTSNVFFRNILRTIFFVPNVISGLLLGFIWQFVFIKGFETIGNATGIGLFLLPWLGTEATGFWGTVIVFVWQFAGYLMVIYIAGITNNVPKELMEAADIDGASYWQRLRSIIVPMIMPSITVSLFLSLSQAFKMFDLNFSLTNGGPFNSTKSVALDIFFEAFQSNNFGLGSAKAFVFFMVVATITIFQVWATKRKEIQV; from the coding sequence ATGTTGAAAAAAATGAAACCGCGTGAGTGGCTGCTACAAATTGCTTTTACAGGTCCAGCAATATTTTTCTTCCTGATAATAATGCTCATTCCATTTTTCATGGGCATGTATTATTCGTTGACAGACTGGAATGGAGTTTCTGACAGTAAGACATTTGTAGGGCTTAGCAACTTTGGGAAAATTATTCAAGACGAAAGCTTTTTAGCTTCATTCTGGTTTACTATCAGATTCAGTGTTGCAAGTGTATTGATTTCCAATGTTCTTGCATTTGTACTTGCTTTAATACTTACTTCAAACGTATTTTTCAGAAATATTCTGAGAACAATCTTTTTTGTTCCTAATGTAATTTCGGGTTTGTTGCTAGGTTTTATCTGGCAGTTTGTTTTTATTAAAGGTTTTGAAACAATAGGAAATGCTACGGGAATAGGATTATTCTTGTTGCCTTGGCTCGGCACTGAAGCTACAGGATTTTGGGGAACTGTCATAGTATTTGTTTGGCAATTTGCCGGATATCTGATGGTAATATATATTGCCGGAATAACAAATAACGTGCCGAAAGAATTGATGGAAGCGGCAGATATTGACGGAGCCAGTTATTGGCAGAGGTTAAGAAGTATAATAGTACCTATGATAATGCCCTCTATAACCGTTTCCTTGTTTTTATCACTCTCACAAGCGTTTAAGATGTTTGATCTGAATTTCTCGCTTACAAACGGAGGACCCTTTAATTCGACTAAATCGGTTGCGTTAGACATATTCTTTGAGGCATTCCAGAGCAACAATTTTGGTCTTGGTTCTGCAAAAGCCTTTGTTTTCTTCATGGTTGTAGCAACAATAACTATTTTCCAGGTGTGGGCTACTAAGAGAAAGGAGATTCAGGTATAA
- a CDS encoding carbohydrate ABC transporter permease, with translation MTAKRTKILIIAGILAITLALVFLIPFYFVLVNSFKTYKEISVSTASLPSALNLQNYYEVFRILNYPKVFMNSLIITVTSNVGLVIISSMAAYWMARHPNKFNSLLFGLFVSSSLIPFQSIMLPMVRVAKTVGWQNNYYGILFCYLGFGVAFTLFLYHGFIKSISVEIEESASIDGCTRFGVFWKIVFPLLKPITGTVVILNSLWIWNDFLLPYLILSAPKLRTVPLAVNSFFGQYTKQWDLAMAALVMSIIPIIILFLALQRYIIAGITQGSVKG, from the coding sequence ATGACAGCGAAACGTACAAAGATTCTTATAATTGCAGGAATATTGGCAATCACTTTAGCGTTGGTGTTTTTGATTCCGTTTTACTTCGTATTAGTGAACTCCTTTAAGACTTACAAGGAAATTTCCGTTAGTACGGCTTCACTCCCAAGTGCATTAAATTTACAAAACTATTATGAAGTATTCCGTATACTAAACTATCCCAAAGTATTTATGAACTCGCTGATAATAACGGTTACAAGTAATGTAGGTCTTGTAATCATAAGCTCTATGGCAGCATACTGGATGGCGCGCCATCCAAACAAGTTCAACTCACTTTTGTTTGGACTTTTTGTATCAAGTTCGCTTATTCCCTTCCAATCCATTATGTTACCAATGGTAAGGGTTGCAAAAACTGTAGGTTGGCAGAATAACTATTATGGGATACTGTTTTGCTATCTGGGATTTGGTGTAGCATTTACATTGTTCCTCTATCATGGATTCATCAAATCAATTTCAGTTGAAATTGAGGAATCTGCAAGTATTGACGGGTGTACAAGATTTGGCGTGTTTTGGAAGATTGTCTTTCCTCTGTTAAAGCCGATTACGGGAACTGTGGTAATATTGAACAGCTTATGGATATGGAATGACTTCCTGCTTCCTTACCTTATACTGTCGGCACCAAAGTTAAGAACAGTGCCCCTTGCAGTAAATTCTTTCTTCGGACAATATACAAAGCAGTGGGATTTGGCTATGGCAGCACTGGTAATGAGCATAATTCCAATAATAATACTATTCTTAGCACTTCAAAGATACATAATTGCAGGGATTACCCAAGGGTCTGTAAAGGGTTGA
- a CDS encoding extracellular solute-binding protein: protein MKKILSFALIAAMLLTLSVGCGKTTDTTSTDAGTKTTAENTTKQEPAKKDVTIKMYQLKVEIKDQLDKMAKDYEKETGVKFEIETAGGGVNYQAMLQTRFASGEEPDIFNCNGYADLDKLIDKCEDLTNEAWAKDLVAGVAEPMMKDGKLYGQPQCIEGYGFAYNKDLFAKAGVTGVPKTLAQLEDACKKLQAAGITPFSNGYKEFWVLGKHNINAALANQAEPRKFVEGLNAGTEKLKGNAIAEGWVKLFDLTKKYGQKNMITADYNTSVNDFATGKAAMIQQGNWIWGNIEKVNNKLNVGFLPMPVSDQEVEKVFVGMPQAWSINKNSKVKDEAKAWLNWLVTSDTGKKYITDEFQFIPAFTTIQSTKLNPLSASLSEYAKDSKTLGWFFDLLPSGTDVDIAAAMQAYLADKANGEQMLEQIEKAITAKAKK from the coding sequence ATGAAAAAAATTCTGTCTTTTGCCTTAATAGCTGCTATGCTATTAACTCTAAGCGTAGGTTGCGGTAAAACAACCGATACCACAAGTACTGATGCAGGAACTAAAACTACTGCAGAAAACACAACAAAGCAAGAACCAGCTAAAAAAGATGTTACAATTAAGATGTACCAGCTTAAAGTAGAAATCAAAGATCAGCTTGATAAGATGGCTAAGGATTACGAAAAAGAAACCGGTGTTAAGTTCGAAATTGAAACTGCAGGTGGTGGAGTAAACTATCAGGCAATGTTACAAACAAGGTTTGCTTCAGGCGAAGAGCCGGATATTTTCAACTGTAATGGTTATGCCGATCTTGACAAATTGATTGACAAATGTGAAGATCTTACTAACGAAGCATGGGCAAAAGATTTAGTAGCAGGTGTTGCAGAGCCCATGATGAAGGACGGAAAACTCTACGGTCAACCACAGTGTATAGAAGGCTATGGATTTGCTTACAATAAAGACTTGTTTGCAAAAGCTGGAGTTACTGGTGTACCAAAGACTCTTGCACAGCTTGAAGATGCTTGTAAAAAGCTCCAGGCTGCAGGCATAACTCCTTTCTCAAACGGATACAAGGAATTCTGGGTATTAGGAAAGCATAACATAAATGCTGCTCTTGCAAATCAGGCAGAACCACGTAAATTTGTTGAAGGTCTGAATGCAGGAACAGAGAAATTGAAAGGAAATGCTATTGCTGAAGGTTGGGTAAAATTATTTGACTTAACTAAGAAGTATGGGCAGAAAAACATGATCACTGCAGACTATAACACTTCAGTAAATGATTTTGCTACTGGAAAAGCTGCAATGATTCAGCAGGGTAACTGGATCTGGGGTAACATTGAAAAAGTTAACAACAAGCTTAATGTAGGATTCTTACCAATGCCTGTTTCAGATCAGGAAGTTGAAAAAGTATTTGTTGGTATGCCACAGGCTTGGAGCATAAACAAAAACTCCAAGGTTAAAGATGAAGCAAAAGCATGGTTAAACTGGCTTGTAACTTCAGATACTGGTAAGAAATACATAACTGATGAATTCCAGTTCATACCTGCTTTCACTACAATCCAGTCAACTAAATTAAACCCACTTAGTGCATCACTTAGTGAATATGCTAAAGACAGTAAAACATTAGGATGGTTCTTCGATTTACTCCCATCAGGAACTGACGTTGATATAGCTGCTGCTATGCAGGCATACCTGGCTGACAAAGCAAACGGCGAACAGATGTTGGAGCAGATCGAGAAAGCAATAACAGCAAAAGCTAAAAAATAA
- a CDS encoding family 65 glycosyl hydrolase domain-containing protein — protein sequence MIEYLKAKEWSIVEEGFDPKLNRFSESILSLGNEHMGLRGFFEEGYSGDSLQGTYVAGVYYPDKTRVGWWKNGYPDFFAKVINSTNWIGIEIYIDGDKLDLAGCRVENFTRELDMRNGTLTRRFTAVMDNGKKTGFCFTRFLSMADNEIACISVGVEPLNYSGKLTFIPFLDGDVSNEDSNYGEKFWIEVNKKADESIALLTMQTKKTGFVLATAAKTKIFKSNQELSIAVKPLLKEKYAGQQIEVEAEQGSVVEVQKFVSVCTSRDHKETELEAVTLEKLDFSYSKGYDILFTEHCAEMARKWEDSDVVIEGDVKAQQGIRYNIFQLNQTYTGKDPRLNIGPKGFTGEKYGGSTYWDTEAYCFPFYLYTNQEVARNLLYYRYLHLERAKENAAKLGFKGALYPMVTMDGQECHNEWEITFEEIHRNGAIAYAIYNYTSYTGDTSYLKEYGIEVLVEISRFWADRVNYNPRKDKYMILGVTGPNEYENNVNNNWYTNTMASWTLEYTIESLELIKGDSAESYRKAVGAFKISEEELNKWKDIISKMYYPVVDELGIFEQNDLYMDKEQVLVKDLPSDVLPLNKHWSWDRILRSCFIKQADVLQGIYFFPDRYDTECMRRNFDFYEPRTVHESSLSPSIYSIVASWIGYKEKAYELYLRTARLDLDNYNDDTDDGVHLTSMSGSWLAIIQGFAGIKVKGSTLYLKPYLPEQWKGYSFKITFRGSKLKVLVNPGKVTIENISGEPISINLFERGYQPCAGSKIEAEM from the coding sequence ATGATAGAATATTTAAAAGCTAAAGAATGGAGCATAGTTGAGGAAGGGTTCGATCCAAAGTTGAACCGCTTTTCCGAAAGCATACTTAGTCTAGGTAATGAGCATATGGGGTTAAGAGGATTCTTTGAGGAGGGGTACTCAGGGGACAGCTTGCAGGGGACTTATGTGGCTGGGGTGTATTATCCTGATAAAACAAGGGTAGGATGGTGGAAAAACGGCTACCCTGATTTCTTTGCAAAGGTTATTAATTCAACAAACTGGATAGGCATAGAAATTTACATAGATGGAGATAAGCTTGACCTTGCGGGATGTAGAGTAGAAAACTTTACAAGAGAACTGGATATGCGTAATGGTACTCTTACACGGAGATTTACAGCAGTAATGGACAATGGGAAAAAAACCGGATTCTGCTTCACCAGATTTCTGAGCATGGCGGACAATGAAATTGCATGTATTTCTGTTGGAGTAGAACCGTTAAACTATAGTGGAAAACTGACTTTTATACCTTTTCTTGATGGGGATGTGTCAAACGAAGATTCAAACTATGGTGAAAAGTTCTGGATAGAGGTAAATAAAAAGGCGGATGAAAGCATTGCATTACTTACTATGCAGACAAAAAAGACCGGCTTTGTGTTAGCAACAGCTGCGAAAACAAAGATATTTAAAAGCAACCAGGAACTGAGTATTGCGGTGAAGCCTCTGCTAAAGGAAAAATATGCCGGACAGCAAATTGAAGTGGAAGCTGAGCAGGGAAGTGTTGTAGAAGTTCAGAAATTTGTATCGGTATGCACCTCAAGAGATCATAAGGAAACTGAACTGGAAGCTGTTACTTTAGAAAAATTGGATTTTTCTTACTCAAAAGGCTATGATATCTTATTCACAGAGCACTGCGCAGAAATGGCCAGAAAATGGGAAGACAGTGATGTGGTAATAGAGGGGGATGTAAAGGCTCAGCAGGGTATCAGGTATAACATTTTTCAGCTTAACCAGACATATACCGGAAAGGACCCGCGGTTGAACATCGGACCTAAGGGCTTTACCGGTGAAAAGTATGGAGGAAGTACATACTGGGATACTGAGGCGTACTGTTTTCCTTTCTATCTCTACACTAACCAGGAAGTAGCAAGAAATCTGCTGTATTACAGATATCTGCACCTTGAGAGGGCTAAGGAGAATGCAGCTAAACTCGGATTTAAAGGTGCTCTTTACCCTATGGTAACTATGGATGGGCAGGAATGTCACAACGAGTGGGAGATAACCTTTGAAGAGATTCATAGGAATGGAGCTATAGCTTATGCTATATATAACTATACAAGCTATACAGGAGACACATCATACCTTAAAGAGTATGGAATAGAAGTCCTTGTGGAAATAAGCCGCTTCTGGGCTGACAGGGTGAATTACAACCCGCGTAAAGACAAATATATGATTCTGGGGGTTACAGGCCCGAATGAATATGAAAACAATGTAAATAACAATTGGTATACTAATACTATGGCTTCATGGACGCTCGAATATACAATCGAATCGCTGGAACTGATAAAAGGGGATAGCGCGGAAAGCTACCGGAAGGCTGTTGGAGCGTTCAAAATTTCAGAAGAAGAGCTAAATAAATGGAAGGATATTATTAGCAAGATGTATTACCCGGTTGTAGATGAATTGGGGATATTTGAGCAAAATGACCTGTACATGGACAAGGAGCAAGTACTTGTAAAGGATCTGCCTTCTGATGTACTGCCATTAAACAAACACTGGTCATGGGACAGAATTCTGAGATCGTGCTTTATCAAGCAGGCGGATGTGCTTCAGGGTATTTACTTCTTTCCTGACAGGTATGACACGGAATGCATGAGAAGAAATTTTGACTTCTATGAACCTAGGACAGTGCATGAATCATCACTTTCACCGAGTATTTATTCCATAGTTGCAAGCTGGATAGGATACAAGGAAAAGGCTTATGAGCTTTACTTAAGAACAGCCCGTCTGGACCTTGACAACTATAATGATGACACTGACGACGGTGTGCACCTTACAAGTATGTCTGGAAGCTGGCTGGCTATCATCCAGGGTTTTGCAGGTATAAAAGTAAAGGGTAGCACCCTTTACCTAAAACCATACCTTCCAGAGCAATGGAAGGGCTATTCTTTCAAGATTACTTTCAGGGGAAGCAAGCTTAAAGTACTTGTAAATCCCGGAAAAGTAACTATTGAAAACATATCGGGAGAGCCAATAAGCATAAACCTGTTTGAAAGAGGCTATCAGCCTTGCGCAGGCAGCAAAATTGAAGCAGAGATGTGA
- the pgmB gene encoding beta-phosphoglucomutase has translation MLGKKAVIFDLDGVITDTAEFHYKAWKKLADELGIYFDEKINEQLKGVDRLSSLEIILKRSQKLYTRDEKDAMAYRKNEYYKELVEGMTPENILPGVEHVLKELKSRGIKTGLASASKNAFTVLDKLGIRAYFDYVVDASKIAKGKPDPEIFLTAACNLDVSPSDCIGVEDAEAGVKAIKGAKMYAVGIGDKDILAEADEVISGLDKFEIDRFFMSSNEN, from the coding sequence ATTTTGGGGAAAAAAGCTGTTATTTTTGATTTGGACGGGGTAATAACGGATACAGCAGAATTTCATTACAAGGCTTGGAAAAAACTTGCCGATGAACTGGGGATATATTTTGATGAAAAGATAAATGAACAGCTTAAAGGTGTAGACAGATTAAGCTCGCTTGAGATAATACTAAAGAGGTCTCAAAAGCTATATACCAGGGATGAAAAGGATGCAATGGCCTACAGGAAGAATGAGTACTATAAAGAGCTGGTAGAGGGGATGACTCCGGAAAACATACTTCCAGGGGTTGAACACGTATTGAAAGAGCTAAAAAGCAGAGGAATTAAGACAGGGCTTGCATCAGCCAGCAAAAATGCTTTTACGGTACTTGACAAGCTTGGCATAAGAGCATATTTTGACTATGTTGTAGATGCTTCAAAAATAGCCAAAGGGAAACCTGACCCGGAAATATTTCTGACAGCTGCATGCAACCTTGATGTTTCACCTTCTGACTGTATCGGCGTAGAAGATGCGGAGGCTGGTGTCAAAGCAATCAAAGGTGCAAAAATGTATGCTGTGGGTATAGGGGACAAAGATATATTAGCTGAGGCGGATGAAGTAATTTCAGGACTGGATAAATTTGAAATTGATAGATTCTTTATGTCATCTAATGAGAATTAA